A single Mycobacteriales bacterium DNA region contains:
- a CDS encoding carbohydrate kinase family protein codes for MAFLAAGNLTIDDSTVAIGQCGGNALYTALGMWLWDEPTTLLAGIGTDFPAQWSDRLTAAGIDTSWVWSTGEPHALRSGPPDPAVWPLYSPSVQRLPPADFAGAHVAPGPVRQVADLVDALGYQTRVTTLDRPWWDGAGGLLTPALRTLAALVPGIDELVRQAREDDPWELAARLGADVPAVIVRQGPAGCLVLSRGARPTRVGTVPVSVVDPRGAGDAFCGGVCVGMALSGDPVRAAAYGAVAASYVIERSDPLTVFDADRGEARRRLAHVLGTVVEVSPA; via the coding sequence ATGGCCTTTCTCGCGGCCGGTAACCTCACGATCGACGACAGCACTGTCGCGATCGGACAGTGTGGTGGCAACGCGCTCTACACGGCTCTCGGCATGTGGCTCTGGGACGAACCGACCACGCTGCTGGCCGGGATCGGCACCGACTTCCCGGCTCAATGGTCGGACCGGCTGACCGCCGCGGGCATCGACACCTCGTGGGTCTGGTCCACCGGCGAGCCGCACGCGCTGCGCTCCGGGCCGCCGGACCCCGCGGTCTGGCCGCTCTACTCCCCCTCGGTGCAGCGGCTGCCCCCGGCCGACTTCGCCGGCGCGCACGTCGCCCCCGGCCCGGTCCGGCAGGTCGCCGACCTCGTCGACGCGCTCGGCTACCAGACCCGGGTGACCACGCTGGACCGGCCCTGGTGGGACGGCGCCGGCGGGCTGCTCACCCCGGCCCTGCGCACGCTGGCGGCGCTGGTGCCCGGCATCGACGAGCTGGTCCGGCAGGCCCGCGAGGACGATCCCTGGGAGCTGGCCGCCCGGCTCGGCGCCGACGTCCCGGCCGTCATCGTCCGGCAGGGCCCCGCCGGCTGCCTGGTGCTGAGCCGCGGCGCCCGGCCGACCCGGGTCGGCACCGTGCCGGTGTCCGTGGTGGACCCCCGCGGCGCCGGCGACGCGTTCTGCGGCGGTGTCTGCGTCGGGATGGCCCTGTCCGGCGACCCCGTCCGGGCGGCCGCGTACGGCGCGGTCGCCGCCTCGTACGTGATCGAGCGCAGCGACCCGCTCACCGTCTTCGACGCCGACCGCGGCGAGGCCCGCC